The Pseudomonas sp. SCB32 DNA window CGGAAAGAAGCTGAAAAAGATGACATCGGGGCGCAGCTGGTCGGCGAGATCCAGCGCATAGGCATAGGTAGTGGCCTGGCCGCCCACTTCCATCCGGGGTCGCCTGGCATTGATCAAATCATGCAGGCCGACAAGAACGAGCGGGCGACAATCGATCAGCATCACGCGGATTGGTTTCCTGTGGTCAGGCATTTTCTTCTGACCTCCTCGAACGATGAAGCATGGCCTCATTCCCGCAGGACTTCCGGGAAAAGCGATTCGCTCACCCGGCCACTGCGATTGGCGGACAGGCGCGAGCGCCGACAAGGCTGGACTGTGCCGCTCGGGTTTGAGGGAACAAGAGAGGGTTGGCCGTGAAGAAACGTCCATCCGCTGAACCAGCAGAGGTTGCGGACATTTCCAGAGCCGGGGAGTGCCGTCGAGACGAAAGGAATGGGAATAGCTACCGCAAGCCCAGGAAGCTGCGCTCTCTCGACCGGTCAACAGAGTCTAGGCCAGCCTCCTCATCCGGCATCGACCCAGGCTGCGCGCGGGCTGCCCGGATGGCGCTCCAGAGAGAAGAAAAAGATCGCATTTAAATCAATCATTTAGATAGTCAGTCAACGACCAGAATCCCCACTCCATCAGGGGCAAATACGTCAATTAACCGACGAAAGGCTTGCGAAAGAAGAAAAATGATAATTACGTCAAATTATCGCCAAAGCCCGCCCCGCTCATCCCCGCATAGCCAGACCTCGGCGAAACCGGCGAATCACCGGAAACGCCCCACCCTGGCGGATTAGCTCAGCGGCGCATGATGTCCTGGACGGAGCGGCTGGGGCTCAACCAGCCATTCACGCTTTCGACACTTTCGACCGGCGCTTTTCCAGCCCAGCGGTTGAGGGTGAACACGTTGCTGAGGAAATCGTACTGCGTCTTGAGCAGATCACGCCGGGCGCGGAACTCATTGCGTACCGCGGACAACACATCGACGGCGTTGACCATGCCATAGCTCATCCCCTTCTCCGCCGCCACCCGGGACAGCTGCGCCGATGACAGGGCCAGGCGGCTCGCCTCGATCTTCTCGCCATTGGAGTTGGCGGTCAGGTAAGCGCTGGTGATCTCCTTGACCACCCGACGGCGAATTTCTTCCAGTTGCTCTTCGGCAACCACCTGGTCCTGGTAGAGCCCGCGGACCCGCGCCGAGGTCGAACCGCCGCTGTAGATCGGTACCTGAACGCCGACTCCCGCGACATAACTGTCGGTACGCGGCGCCAGAGAGTTGTTGTAGCCCTCGTTGGTCTGCTGGGCGCTCAGGTTCAGGCTCACGGTCGGGTAGTGCCCGCCTTCGCCGCTGCGCAATGCCGCCTCCGCGGCTTCCACGCCGCTCTCGCTGGCCTTGAGTGCCGGGTTCTGCGCTATCCCCTCACGGACCCAGGTTTCCAGGCTTTGTGCCGATACCTGCATGTGCACGTCATCGCGAATCCGACTGAGCTTCTCCTTGACGGGCCGACCGACGATTTCCGCCAATGCCTCGCGACTGATGGTGGCCTCGTTGCGGGCTTCCAGCTCCTGCGCGGCGAGCAGATCCACCCGCGCCTTGAGGTCGAGCTGATCGGTCACCAGTGCCAGCTGCTTTTCGTACAACGCATTGACCCGATCCAGGCTTTCCTGCGTGGTTCGACGCTCCGCCCTCACCAACTCCAGTTCATCCTCGGCCGCCAACGCGGTGAAGTATCGCCGCGCCAATTCCACGGTGGCCTCCGCCTGGGCGTCCAGCGCTTCCGATTCGGACTGTTTGGCCAGGCTCTTGAACTTCTGGTAGTTCTCCCACGCAGCCTTGTTGTAGAGATACTGACGCAGCACCAGGCTGTAGTCCTCGCTGTCGTAACTCTCCTGGACCAGGTCGCTTTCCTGGTGAATCCGGTTCGTCCCCGCGTTCAGCGATACTTGCGGCAGCAGCACGCCCATGGCCTCGGTCTGATGCTCCCGGCCCGCCTGTGCCTGGGCAAAGGAAGCCAGTACCTTCGGGTCCTCCAGCCGTGCCTCGTGATACAGCTGCAGGAGATCGGTGGAAACCGTCGAAGCACTGACCCCGCCCGAAGTTGCCGCAGCGGTCTGCGCCAGGGCGCTGCCTGCCGCCAGCATGAACGCCCCCGCCAACAGAATGACCGACGTGCCCATGGTCACTCCTCGATCATCGATTGAGCCAGGGCATTGCGGGCCGGCTGCATCAGGTACTGCAGCAACGTGCGGCGCCCCGTGATGATCAACACGTCCGCCGGCATCCCCGGCACCAGCTTGCGCTCACCCAGGGTGTGCACGCCATGTTCGGTTACCCGGACCCGCGCCAGATAATAGGCTGTCCCGCTCTTTTCATTGGTCAGGCGATCTGCCGATACGCTGCTGACCTCGCCCTCGATCACAGGCGTGGTCGCGGTGTTGAATGCACTGAAACGGATGTCGGCGCGCTTGCCGATGGCGATCCGGTCGATGTCCACCGGCGGCACCTGGGCCTCGATGATCAGCTCGGAAACCGATGGAACGATGTCCAGCAGCGGCGTCCCCGGGTGCACGACCCCACCTACGGTGTGCACGGTCATGCCAATCACCATGCCCGCATCGGGTGCGCGGATGACGATACGGCTGAGCCGGTCTTCCAGGGACGAGGCCTTCTCCCGCAGGTCGTAGATCCGGGTCTGGACCTCGGCCAACTGCTTGGCGACATCGGCATTGAAATCCTTGTCGACCTGCAGGATCTGCAGCTGTGTTTCGTTGATCTGCAGACGGGCCCGATTGATCGTAGCGCGGTGATCCGCCACCTCGGACTTGAGCATCTCCAGCTTGCGCTGCTGCTCGACCAGGCGCTGCTTGTCGACAAAGCCCTGCTTCAGCAAGTCGGACAGCTCGCCAATTTCTCCACTGTAGGATCTCTCCAGCTGGAGCTTGGTATCGATGACCGACTCCAGCCCGCTGATCTGTTGATTCAACTGGCCGATACGTTCACGCAGCACAGCGCTCTGTCCCTGCCTCGAACCTTGTCGGGCATTGAACACCAGCGTTTCGCTCTGGCGTGCTTCCACCCCCCGTGGACTGGTGAGATCGGCGAGTTCCCCGAAGTCGATCGCCGACAGCGAGTCGCGCTCGGCCTTGAGTCGCGCCTCCATGGCCTTGGCCGCGATCAGCTGACCACGAGTCATCTCGTATTCGAAGCGCAGCTGGGCATCATCGAGAACGATCAGCGGATCATCGCGTTTGACGATGTCACCGTCGTGGACCAGAACCTCTTTGACGATACCGCCTTCAAGGTGCTGAACCGTCTTGCGGTAGGTCTGCACCGTGACCACCCCCGGTGCGTAAACGGCCCCGTCCAGCGGCGCGAATGCCGCCCAAGTGCCGAACAGGCCGAAGGTCACCCCGACAATGGCAAGGCCCAGGCGGCGGATCTTGCGATCCGATACTGGCAGGTCGGCGAAGCTTTCAATTTGACGACTGGGCATCGTGGTCGTCCTTGCCGGTATCCACCGGTGCAATGCTGGCGCCAGCCGGCATGACGCGCTGCTGCGCATGCGCCTGCTGCTGTACCTGCTGCTTGGCGTTGAGCTCCGCCAGCACTTGGTCGCGC harbors:
- a CDS encoding TolC family outer membrane protein — its product is MGTSVILLAGAFMLAAGSALAQTAAATSGGVSASTVSTDLLQLYHEARLEDPKVLASFAQAQAGREHQTEAMGVLLPQVSLNAGTNRIHQESDLVQESYDSEDYSLVLRQYLYNKAAWENYQKFKSLAKQSESEALDAQAEATVELARRYFTALAAEDELELVRAERRTTQESLDRVNALYEKQLALVTDQLDLKARVDLLAAQELEARNEATISREALAEIVGRPVKEKLSRIRDDVHMQVSAQSLETWVREGIAQNPALKASESGVEAAEAALRSGEGGHYPTVSLNLSAQQTNEGYNNSLAPRTDSYVAGVGVQVPIYSGGSTSARVRGLYQDQVVAEEQLEEIRRRVVKEITSAYLTANSNGEKIEASRLALSSAQLSRVAAEKGMSYGMVNAVDVLSAVRNEFRARRDLLKTQYDFLSNVFTLNRWAGKAPVESVESVNGWLSPSRSVQDIMRR
- a CDS encoding HlyD family type I secretion periplasmic adaptor subunit, whose amino-acid sequence is MPSRQIESFADLPVSDRKIRRLGLAIVGVTFGLFGTWAAFAPLDGAVYAPGVVTVQTYRKTVQHLEGGIVKEVLVHDGDIVKRDDPLIVLDDAQLRFEYEMTRGQLIAAKAMEARLKAERDSLSAIDFGELADLTSPRGVEARQSETLVFNARQGSRQGQSAVLRERIGQLNQQISGLESVIDTKLQLERSYSGEIGELSDLLKQGFVDKQRLVEQQRKLEMLKSEVADHRATINRARLQINETQLQILQVDKDFNADVAKQLAEVQTRIYDLREKASSLEDRLSRIVIRAPDAGMVIGMTVHTVGGVVHPGTPLLDIVPSVSELIIEAQVPPVDIDRIAIGKRADIRFSAFNTATTPVIEGEVSSVSADRLTNEKSGTAYYLARVRVTEHGVHTLGERKLVPGMPADVLIITGRRTLLQYLMQPARNALAQSMIEE